A region of the Ctenopharyngodon idella isolate HZGC_01 chromosome 2, HZGC01, whole genome shotgun sequence genome:
ATCAATATGATGGCTGATACTAAAACAGTCATGTTAAGATTGTATTAACATTAGCACCATTTCTGGAATAGATAGTATCATCACATAAAAAAGCAGCTAAATCTGCTGTACAAAATGCATATGGATTTAAAAGATATATTACACAGAACATCATTGTAAAAATGCACTCAATAGCGTTCAACATATGACAGACAGCTTATTTAAACCAGTACATGAAGTTTGAGTTGACGGCAGGAAAGCACATGTTGTTGCTGCATGAACCTCCGTAGCTTGGAGGACAAGCTGAGCATGGCACACCGACTCTGTAAGGTGCTTCGCCAATCCAGTTGCCCCTAAAAAATaggattattttaaaaatatgccaCAAAGACAAGCATGCATTACACTTTAGTCATGCGCTGGCATTATCAGACTAAGAATGGTACTCTGTGCTCTTGTAGGGTGTAAGATCTGGCTAGAGTCACAAAACATGACTAACTTTGGGGAATAATTGCAGACCAAGTACGTTGCCTCCCTCCACACGGCACCCCACACTACCATATTGTAACAGGTTTGGATGGCACATCCAACTCGGTTTGATGACGCCCACACCATCTGTAACATTCAGATAGCATCAGACATGCCAGTTTTTACTTTTTGCTTAATCTGAATTATTACTTGCTACCAAACTCACTTGTGTGTAATGTGTGCACATGGGTCCATAACAGCGCATCGGGCAGCGGGGATTGCAGTCACGCGGGTACGGAAACGCATAATCTCTGACCTCATCATACCAAGGTTTAACCATCTGAAGAATGGAGCGGTAACTGGCAGGAGCAGAAACAATTTGGGTGCAAtttaggaaagaaaaaaaaaacagtattatgCACTGGACTGAATCCAAAACACAAAATTCTGGTCTGGCTTGTTGCCTTGAGTCTTGTTCATCGTTTGTAATTTGATAATGCTGCCAAAGTGACATTTCAAGTCTTTAATGAGCACCATTCTTCTTTATTCAAGGAACAATAAAGATCTGTGAGGTTGTTCTGTGTCAGTACTAAACAACTGTTCACCTGCAAGACTTACTTGCCAGTTCGGACTGATAGGTTTTGACCCAGATATCGGAGAAGGTAAGGAGGTCCATGTTCCCAAAAACAGGTAGCTGCCCAAGCTTCTGCTGACCTGGCCAGGCCTTCATCCCAaagctaaaatatatataaaaacataatgattgGTAATTGTgtgcaataaaaaaagaattatttttacaattttaccaTGGAGGAAAGCACATGAAatccatgtcaaataaaatgaaactgcccaacaaaatatttttttgagggACAAAGTGGGATTAAATATCTCTGGTCATGTGACTCAATGTTCACATGAAATCACAGTAGGCTTGTTCAACTTTATGCGGCGGCGCAAAGATTGGATGCTGCCTGACAAAAGCAATGCGTTCTGGTTAGAAAATTTGTCTGACTTTGATCGGCACTGCAGCCGCCTTACGATCACATGTGCCATCAAAGTATCGCGAGAGCAAAATGTCCGAGGTGTCGGCCATCTCTGTACTCCTCCCCCGCCTGCAACCAGCAGATCTCGCCAGCCGGTGGCAGGCTAGTGTAgttcatctcgaacaagcctagtGATTTCATGTGAACATTTAGTCACATGACCAAagatgtttaatatatatatatatatatatatatatatatatatatatatataatatattttagtgctgtcaaacgattaatcatgcttaatcgcatccaaaataggTTTGCTTACATAATATaagtgtgtgtactgtgtatatttattatgtatatataaacacacacacatttattaaataaatatttacatgtatacatgtatatttatatataatttatattatatataaatattttatatataaatagtatgtatttttgttaaataaatacatgcatgtgtgtatatacagtatacatagTGCAAAACATCTCTCGTCATGTGGTCATGTGACTAAATAGCTATATTTGCTGTATATAGTGatttaatgtaaacatttagTCACATGACCAAAGATGTTtaatgccacacacacacacacacacacacacacacacacacacacacacacacatatatatacatacatatacaaatGGGATTATATATAGGATTAAACATTTCTGGTCATGTGACTAAATGTTCACATGAAATCACTAGgcctatattaata
Encoded here:
- the pi15b gene encoding peptidase inhibitor 15 isoform X2, with product MKTINFFTDLFLVFVASNASAWIIRNATETLSGTNLTNNKSETGDDGLASIPKSRRKRYISQGDMIAILDYHNKVRASVFPPAANMEYMLWDEGLARSAEAWAATCFWEHGPPYLLRYLGQNLSVRTGNYRSILQMVKPWYDEVRDYAFPYPRDCNPRCPMRCYGPMCTHYTQMVWASSNRVGCAIQTCYNMVVWGAVWREATYLVCNYSPKGNWIGEAPYRVGVPCSACPPSYGGSCSNNMCFPAVNSNFMYWFK
- the pi15b gene encoding peptidase inhibitor 15 isoform X1, with translation MRDLHQDNSQSCSAHIQIQTNNASNASAWIIRNATETLSGTNLTNNKSETGDDGLASIPKSRRKRYISQGDMIAILDYHNKVRASVFPPAANMEYMLWDEGLARSAEAWAATCFWEHGPPYLLRYLGQNLSVRTGNYRSILQMVKPWYDEVRDYAFPYPRDCNPRCPMRCYGPMCTHYTQMVWASSNRVGCAIQTCYNMVVWGAVWREATYLVCNYSPKGNWIGEAPYRVGVPCSACPPSYGGSCSNNMCFPAVNSNFMYWFK